A region from the Acanthochromis polyacanthus isolate Apoly-LR-REF ecotype Palm Island chromosome 23, KAUST_Apoly_ChrSc, whole genome shotgun sequence genome encodes:
- the LOC110946856 gene encoding uncharacterized protein LOC110946856 isoform X1 has product MEFVKDVVKKAMPSLGSDQMDALMARLEELGVLSVDDLALVDAVEIKDTLPLIQCKRFVRAIQGLQEDSQAAPQFTSPGRSTPGHSTPGRSTPGRSTPGRSTPGRSTPGPSSPGPSSPGPSSPGCSSTPQRKHFHLPPTSLETADSPTHETYSVPWHKISSKVMDYLHKKKHIMGKHRREIVRIIADDYLHKHPGRPGRQKLREIASMIVGQYPASFKLTEPFGNKPFAKDGSETLFRQLEHRVENMARPQGSQKTRAADEGPTKRKSRSSARYGCVEWDPVIEETVSREDLLSKQEELKRAFETSDLQESSVRKLMSETYPLQRETINNETDVRVMKDEWPFLFDVPYLFDHASKLLGFSVQDKLAQELSKKEKGITDFLDSKGMKTGEGPIQLVCGIAKYFKEDPEQLFTKKEQISTDPEVDGVPLTPCILDRDNQRFKIAVDREVVNDHITSPVVALSYVFSMFYVYNVRYPEKMALTLEFMQRIFFGINPERGSKAEVTGKKQTGIPPKVSRLVTQLKEFECKQKESEWAI; this is encoded by the exons atgGAATTTGTAAAAGATGTAGTTAAGAAAGCCATGCCATCACTCGGTAGCGACCAGATGGATGCCCTCATGGCTAGACTGGAGGAATTAGGAGTTCTATCGGTAGATGACCTGGCCCTTGTGGATGCTGTGGAGATTAAAGACACTCTGCCACTCATTCAGTGCAAACGATTCGTCAGAGCTATCCAAGGTTTACAAGAAG ATTCACAAGCTGCACCACAGTTCACAAGCCCTGGACGCTCTACACCTGGACACTCTACACCTGGACGCTCTACACCTGGACGCTCTACACCTGGACGCTCTACACCTGGACGCTCTACACCTGGCCCCTCTTCACCTGGCCCCTCTTCACCTGGCCCCTCTTCACCTGGATGCTCATCTACACCTCAGCGAAAGCATTTTCATCTGCCCCCAACATCACTTGAAACGGCAGACTCCCCAACCCATGAGACTTATTCTGTACCATGGCACAAAATTTCCTCTAAAGTCATGGATTACCTGCATAAAAAGAAGCACATAATGGGGAAACACAGGAGAGAAATAGTTCGCATAATTGCTGATGATTACCTCCATAAACACCCTGGAAGACCTGGTAGACAAAAGCTGAGGGAAATCGCAAGTATGATTGTAGGGCAATATCCTGCCTCCTTCAAGCTGACAGAGCCATTTggaaataaaccatttgcaaaAGATGGTTCAGAAACTCTCTTTCGCCAGCTGGAACACAGAGTTGAAAATATGGCAAGGCCACAGGGCTCACAGAAGACACGAGCAGCAGATGAAGGTCCAACAAAGAGAAAGTCCAGAAGTTCAGCGCGGTATGGATGTGTGGAGTGGGATCCTGTCATTGAGGAGACAGTGTCGAGGGAAGACCTGCTGTCTAAACAAGAAGAATTGAAACGTGCCTTCGAAACCAGTGATCTTCAG GAGTCATCGGTTCGAAAATTGATGAGTGAGACATATCCCCTCCAGCGTGAAACCATCAACAATGAAACAGATGTTCGTGTCATGAAGGACGAGTGGCCGTTCCTGTTTGATGTTCCGTACCTTTTTGACCATGCATCCAAACTCCTTGGCTTCTCCGTACAAGACAAGCTGGCACAG GAACTTTCCAAAAAGGAAAAGGGCATTACTGACTTCCTTGACTCAAAAGGAATGAAGACTGGTGAAGGTCCAATACAGCTGGTCTGTGGCATTGCAAAATACTTCAAGGAAGACCCTGAACAACTTTTCACCAAGAAAGAG CAGATTTCAACAGATCCTGAAGTAGACGGAGTCCCATTGACCCCATGCATTCTAGACAGAG ATAACCAGAGATTCAAGATTGCTGTGGATCGGGAAGTTGTCAACGACCATATCACATCCCCCGTTGTGGCCCTGAGCTATGTCTTCTCCATGTTTTACGTCTACAACGTGAGATATCCAGAGAAGATGGCTCTTACCCTGGAGTTTATGCAAAG
- the LOC127532336 gene encoding Fc receptor-like protein 5 codes for MEGTSLLWISLLSLMSCTTNQVKLNLTPNRSQFFEGDSVSLSCEDEDISAGWTLRRNTTRRTRTQCGDRWGRPAGSSCNISMLVPWDSGVYWCESIQAAASQSINLTVSGGSVILQSPVLPVMEGDPLTLSCQSNQDSPLPAAFYKDGSLIRTEPGGHMTILHVSRSDEGFYRCNISSHGESPSSWISVTDKPVTSAPPSFSAPPSSLTPPTPSAPPPVSSSLQLVFGLLCHLVVFCPYFISTVLMVSLYRHRATVSRTTAHPLHTEQGLADDFRAIEHHF; via the exons ATGGAGGGAACATCTCTGCTGTGGATCT ctctgctctcACTGATGAGCTGCACAACAAACCAGGTGAAGCTGAACCTGACTCCCAACAGATCTCAGTTTTTTGAAGGagattctgtttctctgagctgTGAGGATGAAGACATCTCTGCTGGTTGGACTCTGAGGAGAAACACcaccagaagaaccagaactCAGTGTGGAGACAGATGGGGGAGACCAGCCGGTTCCTCCTGTAACATCAGTATGTTAGTTCCATGGGACAGTGGAGTTTACTGGTGTGAGTCCATCCAGGCAGCAGCCAGTCAGAGCATCAACCTCACTGTTTCTG GTGGATCAGTGATCCTGCAGAGTCCTGTCCTCCCTGTGATGGAGGGAGATCCCCTCactctgagctgtcaatcaaaccaGGACTCCCCCCTCCCAGCTGCTTTCTATAAAGATGGCTCCCTCATCAGGACTGAGCCTGGAGGTCACATGACCATCCTCCATGTTTCCAGGTCTGATGAAGGCTTCTACAGGTGTAACATCAGCAGTCATGGAGAGTCTCCATCCAGCTGGATCTCTGTCACAG ataaACCTGTAACCTCAGCCCCACCCTCTTTCTCAGCCCCGCCTTCATCGCTAACTCCGCCCACTCCCTCAGCTCCGCCCcctgtctcctcctccctccagctTGTGTTCGGGCTGCTCTGCCACTTGGTGGTGTTCTGTCCATACTTCATCTCTactgtcctcatggtgtcttTGTATCGACACAGAGCTACAG TCTCCAGGACGACAGCACATCCTCTCCATACTGAGCAGGGATTGGCTGATGACTTCAGGGCCATCGAGCATCACTTCTGA
- the LOC110946856 gene encoding uncharacterized protein LOC110946856 isoform X2: MEFVKDVVKKAMPSLGSDQMDALMARLEELGVLSVDDLALVDAVEIKDTLPLIQCKRFVRAIQGLQEDSQAAPQFTSPGRSTPGHSTPGRSTPGRSTPGRSTPGRSTPGPSSPGPSSPGPSSPGCSSTPQRKHFHLPPTSLETADSPTHETYSVPWHKISSKVMDYLHKKKHIMGKHRREIVRIIADDYLHKHPGRPGRQKLREIASMIVGQYPASFKLTEPFGNKPFAKDGSETLFRQLEHRVENMARPQGSQKTRAADEGPTKRKSRSSARYGCVEWDPVIEETVSREDLLSKQEELKRAFETSDLQESSVRKLMSETYPLQRETINNETDVRVMKDEWPFLFDVPYLFDHASKLLGFSVQDKLAQELSKKEKGITDFLDSKGMKTGEGPIQLVCGIAKYFKEDPEQLFTKKEISTDPEVDGVPLTPCILDRDNQRFKIAVDREVVNDHITSPVVALSYVFSMFYVYNVRYPEKMALTLEFMQRIFFGINPERGSKAEVTGKKQTGIPPKVSRLVTQLKEFECKQKESEWAI; the protein is encoded by the exons atgGAATTTGTAAAAGATGTAGTTAAGAAAGCCATGCCATCACTCGGTAGCGACCAGATGGATGCCCTCATGGCTAGACTGGAGGAATTAGGAGTTCTATCGGTAGATGACCTGGCCCTTGTGGATGCTGTGGAGATTAAAGACACTCTGCCACTCATTCAGTGCAAACGATTCGTCAGAGCTATCCAAGGTTTACAAGAAG ATTCACAAGCTGCACCACAGTTCACAAGCCCTGGACGCTCTACACCTGGACACTCTACACCTGGACGCTCTACACCTGGACGCTCTACACCTGGACGCTCTACACCTGGACGCTCTACACCTGGCCCCTCTTCACCTGGCCCCTCTTCACCTGGCCCCTCTTCACCTGGATGCTCATCTACACCTCAGCGAAAGCATTTTCATCTGCCCCCAACATCACTTGAAACGGCAGACTCCCCAACCCATGAGACTTATTCTGTACCATGGCACAAAATTTCCTCTAAAGTCATGGATTACCTGCATAAAAAGAAGCACATAATGGGGAAACACAGGAGAGAAATAGTTCGCATAATTGCTGATGATTACCTCCATAAACACCCTGGAAGACCTGGTAGACAAAAGCTGAGGGAAATCGCAAGTATGATTGTAGGGCAATATCCTGCCTCCTTCAAGCTGACAGAGCCATTTggaaataaaccatttgcaaaAGATGGTTCAGAAACTCTCTTTCGCCAGCTGGAACACAGAGTTGAAAATATGGCAAGGCCACAGGGCTCACAGAAGACACGAGCAGCAGATGAAGGTCCAACAAAGAGAAAGTCCAGAAGTTCAGCGCGGTATGGATGTGTGGAGTGGGATCCTGTCATTGAGGAGACAGTGTCGAGGGAAGACCTGCTGTCTAAACAAGAAGAATTGAAACGTGCCTTCGAAACCAGTGATCTTCAG GAGTCATCGGTTCGAAAATTGATGAGTGAGACATATCCCCTCCAGCGTGAAACCATCAACAATGAAACAGATGTTCGTGTCATGAAGGACGAGTGGCCGTTCCTGTTTGATGTTCCGTACCTTTTTGACCATGCATCCAAACTCCTTGGCTTCTCCGTACAAGACAAGCTGGCACAG GAACTTTCCAAAAAGGAAAAGGGCATTACTGACTTCCTTGACTCAAAAGGAATGAAGACTGGTGAAGGTCCAATACAGCTGGTCTGTGGCATTGCAAAATACTTCAAGGAAGACCCTGAACAACTTTTCACCAAGAAAGAG ATTTCAACAGATCCTGAAGTAGACGGAGTCCCATTGACCCCATGCATTCTAGACAGAG ATAACCAGAGATTCAAGATTGCTGTGGATCGGGAAGTTGTCAACGACCATATCACATCCCCCGTTGTGGCCCTGAGCTATGTCTTCTCCATGTTTTACGTCTACAACGTGAGATATCCAGAGAAGATGGCTCTTACCCTGGAGTTTATGCAAAG